The nucleotide window TACGGTGTACGCGCCGCAAATGACAAGCACATCCTTGAAACCATTCCGGAGTACGACAACCAACAACTGCCTGATTTGCTGCGTCTTAAATACGAATTCACCTTCCCGGGTGTTGAAGGCAAATTCCCCGGATGGCGTCGCTATGGTATTGATGGCTATGGCGAAGATTTGCAAACCGGTTTTGGTTATGTGGAAGCCAACAACTCCAGCGAGGGGCGCGGAAGGGTATGGCCGTTCTTTACCGGTGAGCGCGGCCACTATGAATTGCAATTGGCCAAAACCAATAACAGCATCGATATGGAAAAATTGCGCAATACTTATGTAAAAGCGATGGAGCTGTTTGCCAACGAGGGCATGATGCTGCCCGAACAAGTGTGGGATGGCGTTGGCAACAATGATGCCTATAACTACGCATTGGGTGAAGGCACCAACGGCGCGACACCACTGGCATGGACACACGCGGAATACGTGAAATTATTGCGCAGCTACAGCGATGGAAAAGTGTGGGACAGAAACGCAAGCACTGAAGCGCGCTATGTGAAGTAATCGGCCTCGCTCTTTGGCAAGTGCTATACATCAAGCATCCCGTTTTCAATTATTTTGAAAACGGGTTTTGCGTTTAAACACAGCGAGCATTTCGTCCACAATCAACAACACCAAAAGATCAATAAAACAAAAAGATTCACTGAAGCAAATGATGAATTAAAAAAATCACGATAAGAAAATAAACCTTACCGATAACAACGCTAACAAAGGCGCTACACGATGAAACAACCCACACTCCCCTTCTGGCAAGTCTGGAATGTCAGTTTTGGTTTTTTAGGGGTACAACTCGGATTTGCATTGCAAAATGCCAACGTCAGCCGTGTGCTGTCGGATTTAGGCGCAGACCTGCATTCACTTTCACTCTTCTGGCTCGCTGCGCCCATTATGGGTTTGTTAGTGCAGCCAATTGTCGGTGCCGCATCTGACCGCACCTGGAACCGCGTCGGCCGCCGCCGCCCTTACATCCTTGGCGGTGCGATTGCCGCTGCTATCGGCATGTTGCTGATGCCCAACGCATCGCTATTCGTCGCATTTATGGCACCTATGTTATTTGGTGGAATGATGCTGGCGTTAATGGACGGTGCATTTAATGTGACCATGCAGCCGTTCCGCGCACTGGTTGCCGATATGGTGCCCGATGAACAACGCACACTCGGCTACTCCATCCAGGCGCTGCTGATTAATATCGGCGCTGTAATCGGCTCTATATTGCCGTTTGTGCTCACCAATCTGATCGGGCTGGAGAATACAGCACCTAAAGGTGAAGTCGCTCCTACGGTGACCTGGGCGTTTTATATCGGTGCCAGTGCATTATTCCTCACCGTACTCTGGACAGTCATTCGCACCAAAGAATATGCCCCCGCTGATTACAATCGCTACAAAGGGTTAACGGCTGCAGCACCGGCAGAAAAAAAATCTATTGCGCAACGCTTGGGAAATTTCTGGCAATTATTTATCAATATGCCCAAGACCATGCGCCAGCTCGCCGTGGTGCAATTTTTTTCCTGGTTCTCGCTGTTCATTATGTGGGTTTACACCACACCAGCCATCACCCAACATATTTGGGGCATAGAAGCCAAATGGTTTGATGCCGATTATTTGCATTCACTCGATACCATCCCGCCGGAAATTGCCGCCGCAAAAGGCGCAGCAGGCGACTGGGTGGGGATTATTTTCGCCGCCTATTCGCTCTTTGCCGCACTCTTTTCGATTGTACTGACACGCATCGCCAATCGTTTTGGCCGCAAGCTCACCTACTCGCTCTCACTACTCGCGGGTGGTTTGGGTTACATGAGTTTTATTCTGTTTCAAAACCCGGAAGTGGTGCATGTGAATTTGTGGCTGACGCAAGTAGATGTACCCAAAGGCGCGCTGGAATTATTAATCCCGATGATCGGTATCGGCATTGCCTGGGCTGCAATTCTCGCTATGCCTTACGCGATTCTTGCAGGCTCACTACCGGCGGATAAAACCGGCGTTTACATGGGCATTTTCAACTTCACGATCGCCGCCCCGCAAATTGTCTCTGGCTTGATTGCAGGGCAAATTTTGAAATACGTTTTCCACAACGAAGCCATTTATATTTTGGTGCTCGCTGGCGTGTGCATGATACTCGGCGCAATCTCTGTATATTTCGTAAAAGACGCTGAAACAAAAACCGAGTTGACCCCGCAGGGGCATTGATATTTTGAAGTTCAAAAAAAGGTCTGCCAATTTTTATTGACAGACCTTTTTACAGCATTAATAAACAACCGTACTCTGTCAAATCGATATAGGGCATTGAATTATTGCTTTTCCATTTTCAGCAGTTTTTACATAATCTATTGTCATTACATTAAAGATAATTTCATATTCATCCAGCCTATCCTTCCAGTATTTCTGCAACGCAACAGAGGGAAGTAACTCATTCATTTCTTCAAGAGTTGCATTGAACACGTAATTCAATTTAGATAGTTTTATTATGTGCCCAATGACACCAGCAGATAATTTTTTATATTCCAAACTCAATTGAAAATTGAGTTTATCTCTATTTTCAGGACTTTCCGTAGCGAGAAAAATTGCTAAATTTGCAATTGAGTTTCGCCCTGGGTTTCTTCTACTAACCGAGCTTTCAACCAAACCATTTATAGCCACCCAAAACTCATCTGAGAATTCAATAGCATTCAGATACAATGATTTTTCAAACTCCTCAATCTGCCTGTCCGCAGCCGATTCCAATAGTTTTAATTTATGTTCTTTATCTGCAAATACATTCTGATTAGCAAGCAAACTATTCGACGCTATTAATTCTCGCCTAGTTAAATTCAGCTCCTTTCTAGTTTCCATTAATGTTTGTCGCTGAATGGTTATCGTCCACATAACCAATCCCAATGTGCATATTCCAACCAAGGGATTTACCAACCCACCAATAAAATCACCAAATTGCCCAAACTGTTCAGGCCCACCCCAATTATTATTTTCAACTAGTGGCGAGGTTAAATAAAAATACATCATTACAATTAGAACAATCGTTATTAATATAAAAATCACTGAAAAATCAAACACCAACGATCTAGGCTTTTCTTCATCACCAGAGTCAATATCCAAATCGCTTTTATCCGACATAAAAAGCTCCAATCTAGTGCTATACACTTCCCCAATAAAAAACTACTTCTTAACCGGCTTAGCCCCACACGAGCCACGCACAATTAATTTTGCGGGCAGCAGCATGGATTCCGGGCGTTCGCCTTCGACGAGCATTAGCAAATTTTCTACTAATAATTCACCGGCGAGTAAGGTGTCTTGTTGAACAGTGGAGAGGGGTGGATGAGTGTAGGATGCCATGGGAATATCGTCGAAGCCCATGACTGCAACGTCATTGGGAATGTGCATTCCTGCCTCTTCCAAGGCTTTCATTGCACCGATTGCAATTAAATCGCTCGCGCCAAAAATGGCATCAAAGGGCAACCGGCGCTGCAATAAACTGAGCGTTGCTTTGTAACCTTCTTCTTCTGAAGTTTCTGCGGCAACTTGCAGTTTTGGATTTATTTCAATTCCCGCTTCTTGCAGTGCTTTGCAAAAGCCGTGATAGCGGTCTGCAAACTCTGGACTGTGCTCGGAAACATCGCCAAGGAAGGCGATATTTTTCCGTCCGAGCGATAACAGATGTTTTGCAGCGTGATAAGCACTGTTGAAATTATCGCAACCGATGGACACACCTGGCTGACCTTCAAGCACTGGCCCCCAAGTAATAAAATGCGCGCCGACTTCAGTGAGGTAGGTGAGTTTTTTTACGAAGCTTTCGTAATCGCCATAACCTAAAAAGATAATGCCGTCAGCACGGTTAGCGTCTTCATAATCGGCATGCCAGTCTTCGCTGAATTGCTGGAATGAAATCAATAAATCAAATCCGCGTTTTGCCGTTGCGCGGGTAATACTGCCTAGCATGGAGAGAAAAAACGGATTGATTAATGAATTGCCTGTGCCATGGTCTTCGCACAATAACAGCGCAATGGTTTTGGTTTGTTGTGAGCGTAAGCTGCTCGCGTTTTTGTCTACTTTGTAATTGAGCTCGCGCGCAATTTGTTGGACCTTGAGGCGTGTCTCTTCATTGACCAACGGGCTATTGCGCAGTGCCCTTGAGACAGTGGATTGGGACACGCCTGCGCGGTAGGCAATGTCAAAGGATGTGGGTTTATCGTCTTTCACGTTCTATCCCCTCGCTGTACTTGTATTTTTTTGTAATTGTTGTGATGGGGGCGATACTACATCAACCCCCATTTCAGGTACAGCCTAGCTCAAAAAGGCCAGATCAACCCGTTACACCTCGCGTAACGCCGTTGCTACTGGCAAACGCGCCGCACGGATTGCGGGGAAAAAACCGCCGATAAAACCAATAATGGAGGCAAATATAACGCCTTGCACCAACAGATCCGGTGTTACCGCAAAATCAAATACCACTTGGCTAAAGCTCGCGAAATTCAAGGTGGATACGGTGTAGCCGTTGAATACCAGATACACCACCACCGAGCCAATAATTCCACCAATGATCGCCAGGACCAGCGACTCCACCAGCGTTGATATTGCAACAGGCATTGCGCTAAAGCCCAATGCGCGCAAGGTGGCAATTTCACGGGTGCGGTTGGATACCGAGGTGTACATAGTATTTACCGCACCAAAAATGGCTCCGAGCGCCATCAAAATAGCGAGCGGGTAACCCACCATTTTAATAAACTTACTCAGTGGCTCAGATTGTTCAGCGAGATAAGCTGATTCACGTTTTACGTCCAGATTAAATTTTGGATCAGCCGCTACAGCCTCTTTTACTGTGGAAAAACTATTTTCATCATCCAGCTTTACGCGCACAATTTGATAGCTGTTGCCACGGCGATAAGCGTTTTGCAAAATTTTGGCATCGCACCATAACTCTGATTCCGCCAATCCACCACCTGACTCAAACACCCCCACCACTGTCCATTCCGTTTGACCAAACTTCACCACTGAACCAACGTTCAAATTCGCAAATTGTTTTTGCGCACCGCGCCCTACAATCAATTCATTTTTGCCCGGCTCAAAATTTCGGCCTTCGATAATGTTGAACGATTTGCGCACCTCAAATGCCATAGCTTCAACACCGCGCAAGGGCGCATTGGCATTCGCCTCTTTGTTGCGCATGGGAATATCGACGATCACAAATAATTCCGGTGAACTAACCGGTTTACCATCGCGTTTTGCAATGCCTGGCAAATTGGCAATTTGTTGTGTTTGCTCATAGCCCATACCGCTGCTCATTTCAGATGTGGCACCGGCACGCATCATAATCAATACATCATCGGCTCCTGCACTGACCATGGTGCGCTGGAAGCCACTCGCCATGGAAAGCACACCAATAAACACGCCCACCACACAGGCCACACCAAACACCGCGACAGATGATGTGCCCACACGCTGCGGCAAATTGCGCAAGTTCATAAACGTAATCACAAAAATTTGAGTAATTGCATTAAACATAATTAACGCCTCCGCAATGCTGCAACAATATTGAGCCGCAAACCTTGCAGCGCAGGAATAATGCCAGTGAGCAAACCAAACGCAAACATGAGCGCAATACCGAATAACATCATGCTATTGGATAAATTTAATCCCGGCAGTGTTGCTGCCATGGATTCAGCCGCACCACTGATAAAAAATTTCGCAAGCAACAATCCGGCGAGGCCACCGATAAGTGAGATCACAATTGCTTCAGCCAGTACCAGCAACATCACCGCCACATCGGAAAAACCCAGGGTTTTTAGAATCGCCAATTCCGGAATTCGCTCGCGAAATGACTGCGCCATGGTATTGCCAGCGACCAACAACATGGTAAAAAACACCGCACCTAAAATTAAGGTAGTGATCAACCCTATATCACCAAATTGTTTGGCAAACGATTTGGCAAATTCTTTTTCGCTGCTGGTTTTTGTCTCGGCCGGCGAATTGGCAAACATAGCATCGATGGCAGCGGCGACTTGTGCCGATTGTTTGGGATCTTTCACACGAATAATTAACCAACCCAAAGTGCCTTTGCCATACTGGCGCGCCTCATCAAAATAATCGTAATGCATCAGCATTGCGCTGGTATCGGCGCTTTTGTTTTTTGCTTCATAAATACCTTCAATGACAAATTCCCAAGTGGTGTTGCCATCTTCTTTTGGAAACATGCCTTTTAACGGAATGCGGTCGCCAATTTTCCATTTAAACCGCTCAACCAGAGCTTTGCCAATCACCACCCCGATACGATTTTTCTTCCACGCCTGCATTTGTTCATCGGGCAGCGCGATCATTTCTTTATAAATTTCAAAATAATCTTCTGCGACAATTGGAAACTGGGGGAATTGATTTTTAGGGTCTTGATAATACCCACCAAACCAATTCGCCGAGGTTGCGCGGTCAACGCCTTCCAACGATTGTATTTTGGCAAGATAAGATTCGGGTATAGGCTGGATCAAACTGACTTTATTAATACTCACCAGCCGGTCTTCGCCAGCGATTTCTGCACCCTGATCAAAGGCTGCGGCCAAACTGCGCAGCAAACCAAATAATAAAAATGCAATCATGATGGAGAGCAAAGTCAAAATGGTGCGAACTTTTTTACGCCCCAAATTGCTCAATAAAAATTGCAGATAGTACATAATTAATGCCCTCCTGCCCCTTGGCTTGTGGACGCACTGCTATTAGTGACCAGCGACCCTTTATCCATGTGCCAGGTGTGGCGCGCATGATCTGCCGCGCGCGGGTCGTGCGTCACCATGATGATGGTTTTTTGTTGTTGCTGATTGAGTGTTTGCAATAGCGAGAGAATTTCATCGGCAGTGGCGCGATCCAAATCACCGGTTGGTTCGTCGCACAACAACAAATCCGGATCACTCACCAGCGCGCGAGCAATCGCTACACGCTGCTCCTGCCCACCGGACAATTCACTGGGATAATGTTTGGCGCGATTGGACAACCCCACCAATTCCAATGCAGCTGCCACATGATGCTTGCGCTGTTTGCTGGACAAATTGGTCAGCAGTAATGGCAGCTCTACATTTTTTTCAGCGGTGAGCACCGGCATTAGATTATAAAATTGGAAAATAAACCCGACATGGCGCGCGCGCCATTTGGTGAGCTGGGAGGATGACATTTTATCAAGACGCTGCCCGCCAATAATTAATTCACCGGCGGTCGGCTTATCCAAACCACCGAGCAAATTGAGCAAGGTTGTTTTACCTGAGCCCGAAGGCCCCATAAGCGCAAGAAAATCACCGCGATGAATATCCAAATTAAGGCCCGCAAGCACACTCACTTGCTCCTTGCCTTTTTTATAACTCTTTCCGATTCCTTTTAATTGAACCAGCAATTCATCTGCTGCGGGCGAAGTGGAAGCGAGCGCAGTCATAGACCCTCCAAAATGTGAGACTAGCGTTAACGGACAAAATAGACATGTAAAAAATCAGGACAACAAAAGTACAATGACAACGAAAAAGCACTCATCGTCACTCCCGCGTGCGGGAGTCCAGCTTTTGATTTTAAAACCTATAGACCCCGATTCACGGGAATAACACGCTTAGGCAACCAACAATAAACTGTCTGGTATTGCAAAAAAGTGAGGCGTTATTTCAATATTTATTTTTATTTTCTTCGCCTCGCCACCATTTGATGGCGAGGTTTTCTATGACACTGCTGTGATTTATTGCAGCTCAACCCGTGAGCCGTCTTTTAATTCCGGAGTCACTTCCACGACAAAATCTTCGCCCGCGCGCAAGCCACTGCCAATATAAATATCAGTTCCGTAGCTGGCGTTGAGCGTTACTTTGCGCAACTCGGCAACACCGTCTTTCACGACGAAAATAAATTTGTCCTCACCTTCCGAGCGCACTGCCGTAATCGGTACGCGCACACCCAGTGGCTCTTTTGGTTTTTCTTCCACTACCGGCTCTGCATTCATAAAGGCTACTTTCACCCCCATATCCGGAAGAATGCGCGGATCAGATACCTGAAAACCAATGCGCACTTTGACAGTGGCTTTTTGACGATCAGCGGCCGGAATAATGGCGATGACTTTTGCCGGAATTTTCCATTCGGGATAAGCCTCCAACACCGCTTGCACAAATTGGTCTACGCGCACACGCTGGATGTAGGATTCGTTTACGTCCACTTCAATTTCGAGCGACGACATATCCACCAATGTGCAAATACCGGTACGGGTAAAACCACCGCCCGCCGACATTGGGGAAATCATTTCACCTGGCTGCGAATCTTTACTGATCACCACACCGGTGAAAGGCGCGCGCAGGGTTAGGTCTTCCAGATTTTGTTGCTGCAATGCCAAACGCTTTTCGCTGACATCCACATCGGCATTGCGCGCTGCCAATTGCGCACGCAGCGATTCAAAATCAGCGCGCGCTTTATCCAAGGTCGCCGCACTCACCAATTGCGTGCGCGCCAATTCGGTATTGCGCTCCAGCGTTAATTTGGCTTCGGTCAAACGCGCTTGGGTTTCTATCACCAATGTTTTGGCAGAGCGCAATTCAGCCTTGCTTAGCTCCACTGCCTTCACAGTGTTGGAATCATCCAGACGCGCCACTACCTGATCTTTTTCGACTTGTTGCCCTTCTTCGATAAAAATTTCCGCCACACGTCCGGTAACTTTGGAGGAGACAGTCGATATACGGCGAGCGACCACATAACCGGTTGCATCCAATACGGTTGCTGAAGAAGAATCCGGCACCGCCATGCGCGCCATTTCAATTTTGACCGGCACAGGTGCAGGGTCACTCAAAAGACTGAATGCCACCACTGCAATGCCCACTGCAGCCGCGATGCCCATCCACAAACGTACCTTACGGCTTTCATCGGGTTGCTGTTCGCGGTTAATGCGTAATTGCGATAAAAGTTCGTCTTGATTTGTCACAGTATGCTCTGCCCATTGCTATTAGAAGTTGTTGTTAGATTGTCAGAAGAAAAACCTGAACATGCTGAGGCGCATTATTATTCAGTCTGGCAGCAGAACCTAGCGGTGTTTTCATCTTCCGGACATTTCCCTGGCAACACTGTTGTTATGTGTGCAGGATAGCGGGAGCGGCATTGGCCACTACAGTAGCCAATGTCATCCGATGCCGGTGACATTTATCACCGGCGAAAAAATTATAACGCGGGTTTGAAATCGGCCATTTCAGCCGGAAGGATAGGATTTTTCAGGCTAATCATGGTGCGCGCAGGCAGGTTGACGGATTTTAAGTCTGCCGCAAAATAGCGGTTAAAAATCGCATCCAACTCGCCATTGCTGCTGATCGTTTGCAAGCCCGCCGTCACTCGCTCGGCGAGTGCTTTATTGTCAGGATTTACATAAAACACCAACGGGAAGGGGTAATACACCAGTAGCGATGAATCCACCATCAGCTTGCCCGATTTAGCCGCACGCTCGTTGAATACGCCAGTGACTTCATTTGCACCGAAGGTGACGTAATCAAATTCATTATTTTCAAGGCGCGTGAATAAATCATCAAAGCTGCCTTTCTCTTCTACCTTGTAGCCGTTTTGGCGAAACAGTTCGGCATCAGCCCAGGTCGATGGAATGCCCATGCGCAATTGTTGCAGTTGCTGCGCGGTGTTGATCGCGGCAAATTTTGCTTTATCGGACGAGCGGATAATCAAAATGCGATAACCCAACAGCCCTTTCATTAACGGCAAGGGAATCAGTATTTTCTTCTCATTCGCCAATTTGGTATTGCCCGCGACAGTGCCAAAAATATCGAACCCTTTTTCGCGGAAAACGCTGGCCTCATCGGCCGCGAGCGGGTAATCAGTGAGATCTTCTTTGAGTGCCCATGCACCCCATTTTTTTTCAGTGGCGGTGAGTGCGGCCTCTAATACCTCGCGCTCATAGGTTTGGCGCGATTGGGTTTTGTTGCCGTTCCACAATTTAACGTGAGCCACTTTATTCTGGGCTGCCGAATTCTGGGCCGCAGCAGATTGGCTGGATGGCGCTTGCTCTGCAAATACCGCACTGCTGCCTCCCAACACCCCCAAAACAACCACAGTATTGATTACAGCCTTGGGCAAAAAGAGTAAACGCTTGAGGGAAGCTGTGCTGAATGAGTCCAGGGCTTTTCTGGACGGCAGAATCGATGAGATAAAAAGAGCCGACATGACATTCTCCGCTATTTATTGTTAGTCCCTGAATGGGCTCTTAAAGATAGCAGAATAGACCAGAGCTGCCGCAAGCTTTACCACCGCGCCACACCGATTCACTCCGCCAAGCTTCCCGCCACTAACCTTCACGCCGCCACCGCCGTGGTTATCAATCACCATTCACGGAACAGCCTCAGCCGTAAAAACAATTTTTAACGCCAAACCAGCTTATAGTTCATTTGACTTTTTGATTTGAAATGCGTAGCCTCGCACACTTGCTAGACCACTAGTATACAAGTGCACCAGAAAATTCTAACCCTGCACAGAGAGCATCGCGGCAGGGATGAATGGGGTTTAGCAAGGTGCCAAAGCACCCAGTGTCAATCATAAATTTAACAAGGTATTGGCTATGATCTTCTATAAAAAACCATCAACCACACTTATTCACCCCGGATTTATCTTTAAAAAATCGCTTTTGGCAATGTGCATTATCGCTCTGCAAGCCCCTGTTTATGCACAAGATTCCACCAGCGACCAAGACACCAACGCAAAAGACAACAGCGTTGAAGAAGTCACCGTGACCGGCATGCGCCAAAACCTGCAAAACGCGCAGGCCATCAAGCGTAATGCCGATACCTTTGTCGATTCCATTACCGCTACTGACATAGGCTCATTGCCTGACCGCAGCGTATTGGAAGCCATGCAGCGCCTGCCCGGTGTATCGATTGAACGCTTTGCCGCCGCCAACGACCCGGATCACTTCTCGGTTGAAGGCTCGGGCGCGGTAATCCGCGGCATGAGCGCAACCCGCTCCGAATTCAATGGCCGCGATTCGTTCACCGCTGACTCAGGCCGCGGCCTGTCATTCCAGGACGTACCGCCCGAACTCATGTCCGGCGTGGATATCTACAAAAACCAATCGGCCGACATGATTGAAGGCGGCATCGGCGGCACGGTCAGCCTGCGCACCCGCAAGCCATTTGACCAAAGCGGCCGCATGGTGGCATTTACCGCCGATGGCACCT belongs to Cellvibrio sp. pealriver and includes:
- a CDS encoding transporter substrate-binding domain-containing protein — protein: MSALFISSILPSRKALDSFSTASLKRLLFLPKAVINTVVVLGVLGGSSAVFAEQAPSSQSAAAQNSAAQNKVAHVKLWNGNKTQSRQTYEREVLEAALTATEKKWGAWALKEDLTDYPLAADEASVFREKGFDIFGTVAGNTKLANEKKILIPLPLMKGLLGYRILIIRSSDKAKFAAINTAQQLQQLRMGIPSTWADAELFRQNGYKVEEKGSFDDLFTRLENNEFDYVTFGANEVTGVFNERAAKSGKLMVDSSLLVYYPFPLVFYVNPDNKALAERVTAGLQTISSNGELDAIFNRYFAADLKSVNLPARTMISLKNPILPAEMADFKPAL
- a CDS encoding efflux RND transporter periplasmic adaptor subunit — its product is MTNQDELLSQLRINREQQPDESRKVRLWMGIAAAVGIAVVAFSLLSDPAPVPVKIEMARMAVPDSSSATVLDATGYVVARRISTVSSKVTGRVAEIFIEEGQQVEKDQVVARLDDSNTVKAVELSKAELRSAKTLVIETQARLTEAKLTLERNTELARTQLVSAATLDKARADFESLRAQLAARNADVDVSEKRLALQQQNLEDLTLRAPFTGVVISKDSQPGEMISPMSAGGGFTRTGICTLVDMSSLEIEVDVNESYIQRVRVDQFVQAVLEAYPEWKIPAKVIAIIPAADRQKATVKVRIGFQVSDPRILPDMGVKVAFMNAEPVVEEKPKEPLGVRVPITAVRSEGEDKFIFVVKDGVAELRKVTLNASYGTDIYIGSGLRAGEDFVVEVTPELKDGSRVELQ
- a CDS encoding ABC transporter permease, with protein sequence MFNAITQIFVITFMNLRNLPQRVGTSSVAVFGVACVVGVFIGVLSMASGFQRTMVSAGADDVLIMMRAGATSEMSSGMGYEQTQQIANLPGIAKRDGKPVSSPELFVIVDIPMRNKEANANAPLRGVEAMAFEVRKSFNIIEGRNFEPGKNELIVGRGAQKQFANLNVGSVVKFGQTEWTVVGVFESGGGLAESELWCDAKILQNAYRRGNSYQIVRVKLDDENSFSTVKEAVAADPKFNLDVKRESAYLAEQSEPLSKFIKMVGYPLAILMALGAIFGAVNTMYTSVSNRTREIATLRALGFSAMPVAISTLVESLVLAIIGGIIGSVVVYLVFNGYTVSTLNFASFSQVVFDFAVTPDLLVQGVIFASIIGFIGGFFPAIRAARLPVATALREV
- a CDS encoding MFS transporter, giving the protein MKQPTLPFWQVWNVSFGFLGVQLGFALQNANVSRVLSDLGADLHSLSLFWLAAPIMGLLVQPIVGAASDRTWNRVGRRRPYILGGAIAAAIGMLLMPNASLFVAFMAPMLFGGMMLALMDGAFNVTMQPFRALVADMVPDEQRTLGYSIQALLINIGAVIGSILPFVLTNLIGLENTAPKGEVAPTVTWAFYIGASALFLTVLWTVIRTKEYAPADYNRYKGLTAAAPAEKKSIAQRLGNFWQLFINMPKTMRQLAVVQFFSWFSLFIMWVYTTPAITQHIWGIEAKWFDADYLHSLDTIPPEIAAAKGAAGDWVGIIFAAYSLFAALFSIVLTRIANRFGRKLTYSLSLLAGGLGYMSFILFQNPEVVHVNLWLTQVDVPKGALELLIPMIGIGIAWAAILAMPYAILAGSLPADKTGVYMGIFNFTIAAPQIVSGLIAGQILKYVFHNEAIYILVLAGVCMILGAISVYFVKDAETKTELTPQGH
- a CDS encoding ABC transporter ATP-binding protein, with translation MTALASTSPAADELLVQLKGIGKSYKKGKEQVSVLAGLNLDIHRGDFLALMGPSGSGKTTLLNLLGGLDKPTAGELIIGGQRLDKMSSSQLTKWRARHVGFIFQFYNLMPVLTAEKNVELPLLLTNLSSKQRKHHVAAALELVGLSNRAKHYPSELSGGQEQRVAIARALVSDPDLLLCDEPTGDLDRATADEILSLLQTLNQQQQKTIIMVTHDPRAADHARHTWHMDKGSLVTNSSASTSQGAGGH
- a CDS encoding LacI family DNA-binding transcriptional regulator, translating into MKDDKPTSFDIAYRAGVSQSTVSRALRNSPLVNEETRLKVQQIARELNYKVDKNASSLRSQQTKTIALLLCEDHGTGNSLINPFFLSMLGSITRATAKRGFDLLISFQQFSEDWHADYEDANRADGIIFLGYGDYESFVKKLTYLTEVGAHFITWGPVLEGQPGVSIGCDNFNSAYHAAKHLLSLGRKNIAFLGDVSEHSPEFADRYHGFCKALQEAGIEINPKLQVAAETSEEEGYKATLSLLQRRLPFDAIFGASDLIAIGAMKALEEAGMHIPNDVAVMGFDDIPMASYTHPPLSTVQQDTLLAGELLVENLLMLVEGERPESMLLPAKLIVRGSCGAKPVKK
- a CDS encoding ABC transporter permease gives rise to the protein MYYLQFLLSNLGRKKVRTILTLLSIMIAFLLFGLLRSLAAAFDQGAEIAGEDRLVSINKVSLIQPIPESYLAKIQSLEGVDRATSANWFGGYYQDPKNQFPQFPIVAEDYFEIYKEMIALPDEQMQAWKKNRIGVVIGKALVERFKWKIGDRIPLKGMFPKEDGNTTWEFVIEGIYEAKNKSADTSAMLMHYDYFDEARQYGKGTLGWLIIRVKDPKQSAQVAAAIDAMFANSPAETKTSSEKEFAKSFAKQFGDIGLITTLILGAVFFTMLLVAGNTMAQSFRERIPELAILKTLGFSDVAVMLLVLAEAIVISLIGGLAGLLLAKFFISGAAESMAATLPGLNLSNSMMLFGIALMFAFGLLTGIIPALQGLRLNIVAALRRR